The following are encoded together in the Phaseolus vulgaris cultivar G19833 chromosome 9, P. vulgaris v2.0, whole genome shotgun sequence genome:
- the LOC137820803 gene encoding protein DYAD isoform X1 yields the protein MEPWGAHHRAMFISGHEEDGTPSDTSKGDDSNDEEEKIVKAEPAFVPEIKKRKRLSLSQLKEVKGESCGKQSSSKIKKKKNESRDRWSAERYQLAEQNMWEVLKSEGATFDNPITRPALRLAARKHIGDTGLLDHLLKHIDGKVAPGGTERFRRWFNTNGIMEYWLESADLDKVRQEAGVQDPYWIPPSTYRAGSAPSQNTDSSGELKQLKIELAQMKKDMRELISMKEEKSDINMMEETYKDFVKWKAMTDHRLTEIINSLKGVQGKYGELMIWKTKVEQQLGEITNKLNDLQASRECTTFSPPSERWKDWIESTNLDNIQEDAFATWIGNPELLNVPQEVIPEDPNTAIPTQPLNEELTKKSDVLELEPVKLEDQPNVTPDSSTTVNSKSDLDNSLIMFQEMFMDLYKWKEKMEQQLMEVSNTVYGMLAMK from the exons ATGGAACCGTGGGGTGCTCATCATCGAGCCATGTTCATTAGTGGGCATGAGGAAGATGGAACTCCTTCTGATACTTCTAAGGGAGACGATTCAAacgatgaagaagaaaaaatcgTCAAAGCTGAACCTGCCTTTGTGCCAGAAATTAAGAAAAGGAAACGCCTTAGCCTTAGTCAGCTTAAAGAGGTGAAGGGAGAGTCATGTGGGAAGCAAAGCAGTAGTAAgattaaaaagaagaagaatgaaaGTAGGGATAGATGGTCAGCTGAGAG GTATCAGTTGGCTGAGCAAAACATGTGGGAGGTACTAAAGTCTGAAGGGGCGACATTTGATAACCCAATAACCCGACCTGCACTAAGATTGGCTGCTCGCAAACACATTGGTGATACTGGACTTTTAGACCACTTACTGAAGCACATTGATGGTAAAGTGGCACCTGGAGGTACTGAGCGATTCCGAAGATGGTTCAACACCAATGGAATCATGGAGTATTGGTTAGAGAGTGCTGACTTGGACAAGGTGCGCCAGGAGGCTGGTGTGCAGGACCCTTACTGGATACCACCATCTACATATAGGGCAGGCAGTGCACCCTCTCAGAATACTGATTCTTCTGGTGAATTGAAACAGCTTAAAATAGAATTGGCGCAAATGAAGAA AGATATGCGTGAGCTCATTTCCATGAAGGAAGAAAAAAGTGATATTAATATGATGGAG GAGACCTACAAGGATTTTGTGAAGTGGAAAGCTATGACTGACCATCGCCTTACTGAAATCATTAATTCTTTGAAGGGTGTGCAG GGGAAGTATGGTGAATTGATGATTTGGAAAactaaagttgagcaacaactTGGGGAAATTACTAATAAATTGAATGATCTTCAAGCATCTAGGGAGTGCACCACTTTTAGTCCTCCTTCAGAAAGGTGGAAAGATTGGATAGAAAGCACCAACCTAGACAATATTCAGGAAGATGCATTTGCAACTTGGATTGGGAATCCAGAACTACTTAATGTCCCACAAGAGGTTATACCTGAAGATCCCAACACAGCCATACCAACACAGCCACTCAATGAGGAACTGACTAAGAAGAG CGATGTGCTGGAGCTGGAACCTGTTAAACTAGAAGATCAACCCAATGTGACCCCCGATTCTTCTACAACTGTTAATTCGAAGTCAGACCTTGACAACTCATTGATTATGTTTCAG GAAATGTTTATGGATTTATACAAATGGAAAGAAAAAATGGAACAACAGCTGATGGAGGTGTCAAATACTGTATATGGTATGCTGGCAATGAAGTAG
- the LOC137820803 gene encoding protein DYAD isoform X2, whose translation MEPWGAHHRAMFISGHEEDGTPSDTSKGDDSNDEEEKIVKAEPAFVPEIKKRKRLSLSQLKEVKGESCGKQSSSKIKKKKNESRDRWSAERYQLAEQNMWEVLKSEGATFDNPITRPALRLAARKHIGDTGLLDHLLKHIDGKVAPGGTERFRRWFNTNGIMEYWLESADLDKVRQEAGVQDPYWIPPSTYRAGSAPSQNTDSSGELKQLKIELAQMKKDMRELISMKEEKSDINMMETYKDFVKWKAMTDHRLTEIINSLKGVQGKYGELMIWKTKVEQQLGEITNKLNDLQASRECTTFSPPSERWKDWIESTNLDNIQEDAFATWIGNPELLNVPQEVIPEDPNTAIPTQPLNEELTKKSDVLELEPVKLEDQPNVTPDSSTTVNSKSDLDNSLIMFQEMFMDLYKWKEKMEQQLMEVSNTVYGMLAMK comes from the exons ATGGAACCGTGGGGTGCTCATCATCGAGCCATGTTCATTAGTGGGCATGAGGAAGATGGAACTCCTTCTGATACTTCTAAGGGAGACGATTCAAacgatgaagaagaaaaaatcgTCAAAGCTGAACCTGCCTTTGTGCCAGAAATTAAGAAAAGGAAACGCCTTAGCCTTAGTCAGCTTAAAGAGGTGAAGGGAGAGTCATGTGGGAAGCAAAGCAGTAGTAAgattaaaaagaagaagaatgaaaGTAGGGATAGATGGTCAGCTGAGAG GTATCAGTTGGCTGAGCAAAACATGTGGGAGGTACTAAAGTCTGAAGGGGCGACATTTGATAACCCAATAACCCGACCTGCACTAAGATTGGCTGCTCGCAAACACATTGGTGATACTGGACTTTTAGACCACTTACTGAAGCACATTGATGGTAAAGTGGCACCTGGAGGTACTGAGCGATTCCGAAGATGGTTCAACACCAATGGAATCATGGAGTATTGGTTAGAGAGTGCTGACTTGGACAAGGTGCGCCAGGAGGCTGGTGTGCAGGACCCTTACTGGATACCACCATCTACATATAGGGCAGGCAGTGCACCCTCTCAGAATACTGATTCTTCTGGTGAATTGAAACAGCTTAAAATAGAATTGGCGCAAATGAAGAA AGATATGCGTGAGCTCATTTCCATGAAGGAAGAAAAAAGTGATATTAATATGATGGAG ACCTACAAGGATTTTGTGAAGTGGAAAGCTATGACTGACCATCGCCTTACTGAAATCATTAATTCTTTGAAGGGTGTGCAG GGGAAGTATGGTGAATTGATGATTTGGAAAactaaagttgagcaacaactTGGGGAAATTACTAATAAATTGAATGATCTTCAAGCATCTAGGGAGTGCACCACTTTTAGTCCTCCTTCAGAAAGGTGGAAAGATTGGATAGAAAGCACCAACCTAGACAATATTCAGGAAGATGCATTTGCAACTTGGATTGGGAATCCAGAACTACTTAATGTCCCACAAGAGGTTATACCTGAAGATCCCAACACAGCCATACCAACACAGCCACTCAATGAGGAACTGACTAAGAAGAG CGATGTGCTGGAGCTGGAACCTGTTAAACTAGAAGATCAACCCAATGTGACCCCCGATTCTTCTACAACTGTTAATTCGAAGTCAGACCTTGACAACTCATTGATTATGTTTCAG GAAATGTTTATGGATTTATACAAATGGAAAGAAAAAATGGAACAACAGCTGATGGAGGTGTCAAATACTGTATATGGTATGCTGGCAATGAAGTAG
- the LOC137820942 gene encoding chromophore lyase CRL, chloroplastic → MGSGSDSNGWNRARGLAVKTLLLIGGALLVKRLRKSTTRWDHTHFVSKALTGQKYSKDQASRDPDNYFNIRMLTCPAAELVDGSKVLYFEQAFWRSPQKPFRQRFFMVKPCPKELKCDVELSAYAIRDMEEYKNFCDRPRDQRPQPDEVIGDIAEHLTTVHLKRCPRGKRCLYEGSTPPGGFPNSWNGASYCTSELAIMKNNEIHTWDRGYDDDGNQVWGQKEGPYEFKPAPTSSFNDMFSPLNFPPPPSMERRIEGSFVLQE, encoded by the exons atGGGTTCGGGGTCGGATTCGAATGGATGGAACCGTGCCCGAGGGTTGGCGGTTAAGACTCTGTTACTCATTGGTGGCGCACTTCTCGTCAAGCGACTTCGCAAGTCCACCACGCGCTGGGACCATACCCATTTCGTCTCCAAGGCCCTCACCGGCCAAAAG TATTCAAAGGACCAAGCTTCCAGAGACCCTGATAACTATTTCAATATTAG AATGCTTACATGCCCCGCCGCAGAGCTAGTGGATGGTTCTAAGGTGTTGTATTTTGAACAG GCTTTTTGGAGGAGTCCACAAAAACCCTTTCGGCAG AGGTTTTTTATGGTGAAACCTTGTCCGAAAGAGTTGAAATGTGACGTTGAG TTAAGTGCATACGCCATTAGAGACATGGAGGAGTACAAAAATTTCTGTGATCGGCCAAGGGATCAGCGTCCACAGCCAGATGAAGTTATTGGG GATATTGCAGAACATTTGACAACAGTACATCTTAAGCGTTGTCCACGGGGAAAACGTTGCTTATATGAAGGTTCAACCCCACCTGGTGGATTTCCTAATTCATGG AATGGAGCAAGCTATTGTACTTCAGAACTTGCAATTATGAAGAACAATGAGATACACACCTGGGATAGGGGTTATGATGACGATGGAAATCAA GTCTGGGGACAAAAAGAAGGCCCTTATGAGTTTAAGCCTGCACCAACCTCCAGTTTTAATGATATGTTTTCTCCCTTGAACTTCCCCCCTCCGCCGTCCATGGAGAGAAGAATAGAGGGTTCATTTGTTTTGCAAGAATGA
- the LOC137820943 gene encoding uncharacterized protein: protein MAMHLQPSTVTLNTARSPPSLAPTPNAGLRQQFNPLVLKSSFFSGPLNLLLHPKQQPLTSGAPRISMRVTSKQAYICRDCGYIYNERTPFEKLPDKFFCSVCGAPKRRFRPYAPAVARNANDTDVRKARKSDIQKEDAAGKVLPIVAAVGIAVLAGLYFYLNNKF, encoded by the exons ATGGCCATGCATCTGCAGCCATCCACAGTAACCCTTAACACTGCAAGGTCCCCTCCTTCATTAGCCCCAACTCCCAATGCTGGCTTGCGACAGCAGTTCAACCCTTTAGTTTTGAAGTCATCTTTCTTCTCTGGTCCCCTTAACCTATTACTTCATCCAAAACAACAGCCTCTTACTTCTGGAGCTCCCAGGATTTCCATGCGTGTGACTTCCAAGCAAGCTTATATCTGTCGTGATTGCGg GTATATTTACAATGAGAGGACACCCTTTGAGAAATTGCCCGATAAATTCTTCTGTTCTG TTTGTGGTGCTCCAAAAAGAAGGTTTAGGCCCTACGCTCCAGCTGTTGCAAGAAACGCAAATGATACAGATGTAAGAAAGGCAAGGAAATCCGACATCCAGAAAGAAGACGCAGCTGG gAAGGTACTTCCAATTGTAGCTGCTGTGGGAATTGCAGTGCTTGCGGGATTATACTTCTATCTGAACAACAAATTTTAG
- the LOC137820604 gene encoding probable beta-1,4-xylosyltransferase IRX10L yields the protein MDFWKVGFLCLLWAASVLAIGAVELGRHRPTERISGSAGDVLEDDPVGRLKVFVYELPSKYNKKILQKDPRCLTHMFAAEIFMHRFLLSSPVRTLNPEEADWFYTPVYTTCDLTPNGLPLPFKSPRMMRSAIQLISSNWPYWNRTEGADHFFVTPHDFGACFHYQEEKAIERGILPLLQRATLVQTFGQRNHVCLKEGSITIPPYAPPQKMHAHLIPEKTPRSVFVYFRGLFYDVGNDPEGGYYARGARAAVWENFKDNPLFDISTEHPTTYYEDMQRAVFCLCPLGWAPWSPRLVEAVIFGCIPVIIADDIVLPFADAIPWEEIGVFVDEKDVPQLDSILTSIPPEVILRKQRLLANPSMKQAMLFPQPVQPGDAFHQVLNGLARKLPHDRSVFLKPREKVLNWTAGPVGDLKPW from the exons atggatttttGGAAGGTGGGGTTCCTTTGCCTTCTTTGGGCTGCTTCTGTTCTTGCAATTGGGGCTGTGGAGCTGGGTCGACATCGACCTACTGAGAGAATTTCAG GTAGTGCTGGTGACGTGTTAGAAGATGATCCAGTGGGAAGGTTGAAAGTTTTTGTTTATGAACTTCCAAGcaaatataataagaaaattctACAAAAGGACCCTAGATGCCTCACTCATATGTTTGCTGCTGAGATCTTTATGCACCGGTTTCTATTATCTAGCCCTGTCCGAACCCTTAATCCGGAAGAAGCTGATTGGTTTTACACTCCTGTATACACCACTTGTGACTTGACACCAAATGGCCTCCCTTTACCTTTCAAGTCACCACGAATGATGCGAAGTGCCATACAGCTTATTTCTTCAAACTGGCCTTACTGGAACAGAACAGAAGGGGCAGATCATTTCTTTGTAACCCCTCATGACTTTGGGGCATGCTTCCATTATCAA GAGGAGAAAGCAATAGAAAGAGGAATTCTTCCATTGCTGCAGCGTGCTACCTTGGTTCAAACATTTGGACAGAGGAATCATGTTTGCCTGAAAGAGGGCTCAATCACCATTCCTCCATATGCCCCACCACAGAAAATGCACGCACACCTAATTCCTGAAAAGACTCCTAGGTCTGTTTTTGTTTACTTCCGAGGACTATTTTATGATGTTGGAAATGACCCTGAAGGTGGCTACTATGCAAG AGGTGCAAGAGCAGCAGTGTGGGAGAATTTTAAGGACAATCCACTTTTTGACATTTCCACAGAGCATCCAACAACATACTACGAGGACATGCAGCGAGCCGTGTTCTGCTTGTGTCCGCTTGGGTGGGCCCCTTGGAGTCCAAGACTGGTTGAAGCTGTGATATTTGGCTGCATCCCAGTGATCATTGCAGATGATATTGTTCTTCCATTTGCTGATGCAATCCCATGGGAGGAGATAGGTGTATTTGTTGATGAAAAAGATGTACCTCAACTAGACTCTATACTCACATCTATTCCACCAGAAGTTATCTTAAGGAAACAGAGATTGCTTGCCAACCCTTCCATGAAGCAAGCTATGCTGTTCCCTCAACCGGTGCAACCCGGAGATGCTTTCCATCAAGTTTTGAATGGCCTTGCTCGGAAACTGCCGCACGACCGAAGTGTATTCTTGAAACCACGGGAGAAGGTCTTGAATTGGACTGCTGGCCCTGTGGGGGACCTTAAACCTTGGTAG